One stretch of Cheilinus undulatus linkage group 5, ASM1832078v1, whole genome shotgun sequence DNA includes these proteins:
- the LOC121509469 gene encoding RNA-binding protein MEX3B-like gives MPSSTSLLEADEGESEVPPPLVHAFAGMGLEEHHGTQSQTSEQHDEHLSFHHHQQLPPVSHFNLLGTVLDLKPLPLHRPPSGDEVNITAAPEDEELEVVASADSGCTAGSFLGQAHRPQHLPAGPGGSILPSGMEPQHVETVLLYNGDERDDNGVGGSALPPASSMAMLQYGETGYEAEPSLLARRKSVNTTECVAVPSSEHVAEIVGRQGCKIKALRAKTNTYIKTPVRGEQPVFVVTGRKEDVAMAKREILSAAEHFSLIRASRNKTGPLSAVTGPGTPSLPGQTTIQVRVPYRVVGLVVGPKGATIKRIQQQTHTYIVTPSRDKEPVFEVTGMPENVDRARDEIEAHIALRTGTCGGIEAPGVDNNDFQFNGTDVSFESSATLTGLGDAGWLHTSASSPGGAGSGLMPLSINGTPRINSNINSGVRMSSTYRNDSSSSLGSGSSSADSFYGSGNANRMADFSPTCPFNANANNNNSNGSASFWFGESLLPVGSEELVSLGSGGSSSGFDPLTISTAQASHPATQPQIWSPFVDQQPLQAFDARQSQTSQPGTPRLSPTFSGTEALEHPQAQRVHRGAFGLAGTLDAHRFPSYSSAFSSSSESTASSSSPPESSLSYRVGLGSAGRGQDVCIHCMDNQVVAALVPCGHNLFCLDCATHICQGPDAVCPVCLSPVTQAIQLRNM, from the exons atGCCCAGTAGCACATCTTTGCTGGAGGCCGACGAGGGAGAGTCCGAGGTCCCTCCGCCGCTAGTGCACGCTTTCGCCGGTATGGGCCTTGAGGAGCACCACGGCACCCAGAGCCAGACATCCGAACAACACGATGAGCATCTCTCATTCCACCATCACCAACAGCTACCCCCCGTTTCTCATTTCAACCTCCTCGGTACCGTCCTGGACTTGAAGCCCCTGCCTCTGCATCGGCCGCCCTCGGGAGATGAAGTCAACATTACGGCAGCGCCCGAGGACGAGGAGCTGGAAGTTGTAGCCTCCGCCGACTCGGGCTGTACCGCTGGCTCGTTTCTAGGGCAGGCCCACCGCCCCCAACATCTCCCAGCGGGGCCGGGTGGCTCCATATTACCGTCCGGGATGGAGCCGCAGCACGTCGAGACGGTCTTGTTGTACAACGGAGACGAGCGGGATGATAACGGGGTCGGCGGCAGCGCCCTGCCACCGGCTAGCAGCATGGCGATGCTACAGTATGGAGAGACGGGCTACGAGGCCGAGCCTTCGCTGTTGGCGCGGCGAAAGAGCGTCAACACGACCGAGTGTGTTGCCGTGCCGAGCTCCGAGCATGTTGCAGAGATCGTGGGGAGGCAAG GCTGTAAGATTAAGGCACTCCGAGCCAAGACCAACACCTACATTAAGACACCAGTGAGAGGAGAGCAGCCTGTCTTTGTTGTGACGGGGCGCAAAGAAGATGTGGCCATGGCCAAGAGGGAGATCCTGTCTGCCGCCGAGCATTTTTCCCTCATCAGAGCCTCTCGAAACAAGACGGGCCCTCTGTCTGCTGTAACTGGTCCAGGGACCCCTTCTCTTCCTGGACAGACAACCATTCAG GTGCGGGTACCATATCGTGTTGTAGGACTGGTCGTGGGTCCCAAAG GAGCAACCATCAAACGTATTCAGCAGCAGACCCACACCTATATTGTGACACCTAGCCGTGACAAAGAGCCTGTGTTCGAAGTCACTGGGATGCCGGAGAACGTGGACCGGGCGAGGGATGAGATAGAGGCACATATCGCCCTCCGCACCGGAACCTGTGGTGGCATCGAAGCTCCTGGTGTGGACAACAATGACTTTCAATTCAACGGGACAGACGTCAGCTTCGAGAGCTCTGCCACACTCACTGGGCTGGGGGATGCTGGTTGGCTGCACACTAGTGCATCATCACCAGGCGGTGCTGGTAGTGGTCTGATGCCACTGAGCATCAACGGTACTCCACGAATCAATAGCAATATTAACAGTGGCGTCAGAATGTCTTCCACATACCGCAACGACAGCTCCAGCTCCCTGGGCAGCGGCTCCAGCTCAGCTGATTCTTTCTATGGCAGCGGGAATGCTAACCGGATGGCAGATTTCAGCCCCACTTGTCCATTCAATGCcaatgctaacaacaacaacagcaacggCAGTGCCAGTTTCTGGTTTGGTGAGAGTCTCCTTCCTGTGGGGTCCGAGGAGCTCGTCAGCCTGGGAAGTGGAGGCTCCTCCTCAGGATTCGACCCATTAACCATCTCCACTGCTCAGGCCTCGCACCCTGCAACACAGCCACAAATTTGGAGCCCCTTTGTGGACCAACAACCCCTTCAGGCCTTTGATGCTCGTCAGTCTCAG ACCAGTCAGCCTGGGACCCCCCGACTCTCTCCAACCTTCTCTGGGACAGAAGCCTTGGAGCACCCTCAGGCCCAGCGTGTTCACCGGGGAGCTTTCGGCTTGGCAGGGACCCTCGATGCCCACAGGTTCCCCTCCTACAGCTCCGCCTTCTCGTCTTCGAGTGAAAGcaccgcctcctcctcctctcctcctgaaTCCTCTCTCTCCTATCGAGTGGGGCTGGGATCTGCAGGGAGAGGCCAGGATGTGTGTATCCACTGCATGGATAACCAAGTGGTCGCCGCCCTGGTTCCTTGCGGCCATAACCTTTTCTGTCTTGATTGTGCCACCCACATATGCCAGGGTCCAGACGCTGTTTGCCCTGTGTGCCTGTCTCCGGTCACACAGGCCATCCAGCTTCGCAACATgtga